The Stegostoma tigrinum isolate sSteTig4 chromosome 9, sSteTig4.hap1, whole genome shotgun sequence genome includes a region encoding these proteins:
- the cited2 gene encoding cbp/p300-interacting transactivator 2 has translation MAERMMSHGRFPEGHSGLHVRRMNLNPYPQHQHAYSGLMSEHPAATSLLHYPGPSNVNSSSGGLRHALVPGSRQGVPVGHLNNMPPNIRYTSRQQQQHHSHPPHPQYMGQGVAGGSPAAQLAASMHLQKLTNQYYGHQQQHYSMTDLHPASALGHQQQQYREVKHHSSSMPASHHMSATMLPPNAIDTDFIDEEVLMSLVIELGLDRIKELPELWLGQNEFDFMTDFICKQQTSRVSC, from the coding sequence ATGGCCGAGCGTATGATGAGCCACGGACGTTTCCCGGAGGGGCATAGCGGGCTCCACGTCCGCCGGATGAACCTGAACCCTTACCCCCAGCACCAGCACGCCTACAGCGGCTTGATGAGTGAGCACCCGGCCGCTACCTCCTTGCTGCATTACCCCGGACCCAGCAACGTGAACTCCTCCAGCGGCGGCTTGAGGCATGCGCTGGTCCCCGGcagcaggcagggggttccagtCGGTCATCTGAATAACATGCCCCCCAACATCAGGTACACATCTAGGCAGCAGCAACAACATCACTCccatcctccccatccccagtATATGGGACAAGGAGTGGCTGGGGGCAGCCCTGCAGCGCAGCTTGCGGCCAGCATGCATTTACAAAAGCTGACCAACCAGTACTACGGCCACCAGCAGCAACACTACAGCATGACGGACCTGCATCCCGCTAGCGCCTTGGGTCACCAACAACAACAGTACAGGGAAGTAAAACATCATAGCTCTTCAATGCCAGCGAGTCACCACATGTCTGCAACAATGCTGCCCCCCAATGCCATAGACACGGACTTCATCGACGAAGAGGTCCTCATGTCCTTGGTGATTGAACTGGGTTTGGATCGCATCAAGGAACTGCCTGAGCTGTGGCTGGGACAGAATGAGTTCGATTTCATGACTGACTTTATTTGTAAACAGCAAACCAGTCGGGTGAGCTGCTGA